The Candidatus Jordarchaeales archaeon genome includes a window with the following:
- a CDS encoding Snf7 family protein — translation MSFREKLFGKRAKTKDQVISEIRATINSLIVKSKRYEQQALKARETAKAYLKAGNRKGAELALKRYYFYLGALNRYAGFIENLEARLFAIEQAHDIVQVKESVEAAGRLMESAMKLASSDDIMEMTVQHEQMM, via the coding sequence ATGAGCTTCAGAGAAAAGTTGTTTGGCAAGAGGGCGAAAACAAAGGACCAAGTGATTAGTGAGATTAGGGCCACGATTAACAGTCTGATAGTTAAGTCGAAAAGGTATGAGCAGCAGGCGTTGAAGGCTAGGGAGACCGCTAAAGCTTACCTCAAGGCAGGGAACAGGAAGGGCGCGGAGCTCGCCCTGAAAAGGTACTACTTCTACCTTGGGGCCCTTAACAGGTATGCGGGCTTCATAGAGAACCTTGAGGCGCGCCTCTTCGCCATAGAACAGGCCCACGACATAGTGCAGGTTAAGGAGAGCGTGGAGGCAGCTGGCCGGCTCATGGAGAGCGCCATGAAGCTTGCAAGCTCGGACGACATAATGGAGATGACAGTTCAGCACGAGCAGATGATGAG